A window of the Streptomyces griseochromogenes genome harbors these coding sequences:
- a CDS encoding recombinase family protein translates to MSPSLPRSPSRTRSPRTLAPSLRLSRKLGRTARVLSGRTDLRPELKTCHAFLDTGDTLVVPTLDRCGRSLQDLINMVAELRTREIGFTSLHENLDAITPGGRFVFHVFAALAEFIREVIVQDTREGLAAARARGRVGGRPTVATEEVLKAARDLLLDPGRSITSIAKLLGVSPGTLYNHIPDLRELRTGAVPRQLEEPAQ, encoded by the coding sequence GTGAGCCCTTCGCTGCCGCGCTCTCCTTCTCGAACTCGCTCACCCCGCACCCTGGCGCCTTCGCTCCGTCTGTCGCGGAAGCTCGGCCGCACCGCCCGAGTCCTGTCCGGCAGGACCGACCTGCGCCCGGAGCTGAAGACGTGCCACGCCTTCCTCGACACCGGAGACACCCTCGTGGTCCCCACGCTCGACCGCTGCGGCCGCAGCCTCCAAGACCTCATCAACATGGTCGCTGAACTCCGTACGCGCGAGATCGGTTTCACCTCGCTGCACGAGAACCTGGACGCCATCACCCCCGGCGGCCGGTTCGTCTTCCACGTCTTCGCCGCCCTCGCGGAGTTCATTCGCGAAGTCATCGTCCAGGACACCCGCGAGGGCCTGGCCGCCGCTCGCGCCCGCGGCCGGGTCGGCGGACGCCCCACCGTCGCCACCGAGGAAGTCCTCAAGGCCGCCCGCGACCTGCTGCTCGACCCCGGCCGTTCCATCACCTCGATCGCCAAGCTCCTCGGCGTCTCCCCGGGCACTCTCTACAACCACATCCCCGACCTGCGCGAACTACGCACGGGCGCCGTGCCCCGTCAGCTCGAAGAGCCCGCGCAGTAG